In one window of Harpia harpyja isolate bHarHar1 chromosome 11, bHarHar1 primary haplotype, whole genome shotgun sequence DNA:
- the SLC35A3 gene encoding UDP-N-acetylglucosamine transporter isoform X1 codes for MSTNLKYLSLGILVFQTTSLVLTMRYSRTLKEEGPRYLSSTAVVIAELLKILACVLLVYKDSKCNLRTLNRVLHDEILNKPMETLKLAIPSGIYTLQNNLLYVALSNLDAATYQVTYQLKILTTALFSVSMLSKKLGVYQWLSLVILMTGVAFVQWPSDSQATAAKEHSAGSQFVGLIAVLIACFSSGFAGVYFEKILKETKQSVWIRNIQLGFFGSIFGLMGVYIYDGEQLSKNGFFQGYNKLTWIVVVLQALGGLVIAAVIKYADNILKGFATSLSIILSTLISYFWLQDFVPTSVFFFGAVLVIAATFLYGYDPKPAGNPIKA; via the exons ATGTCTACcaatttaaaatacctttccttGGGCATCCTGGTTTTTCAGACCACAAGTTTAGTCTTGACTATGCGTTATTCTCGGACACTGAAAGAAGAAGGACCTCGTTACTTATCCTCTACTGCAGTAGTTATTGCTGAACTTCTGAAGATTTTGGCCTGTGTTCTGTTGGTCTACAAAGACAGCA AGTGCAATTTACGGACTCTGAACAGAGTGCTACATGATGAAATCCTTAATAAACCCATGGAAACTCTTAAACTTGCTATTCCTTCAGGAATTTATACTCTTCAGAATAACTTGCTGTATGTAGCATTGTCAAACCTAGATGCAGCCACATACCAG GTTACATATCAACTGAAAATTCTTACCACAGCATTGTTTTCTGTGTCCATGTTGAGCAAGAAATTGGGTGTATACCAGTGGCTTTCATTAGTAATATTGATGACAGGAGTGGCATTTGTGCAG TGGCCTTCAGACTCTCAAGCAACAGCTGCTAAGGAACATTCAGCAGGATCTCAGTTTGTAGGCCTGATCGCAGTTCTTATAGCATGCTTTTCTAGTGGATTTGCTGGGgtttattttgagaaaattttaaaggaaactaaGCAGTCTGTGTGGATCAGAAATATTCAGCTTG gattttttggTAGCATATTTGGACTGATGGGTGTATACATTTATGATGGAGAACAGCtgtcaaagaatggattttttcAAGGATACAATAAACTTACTTGGATAGTTGTTGTTCTACAG GCACTTGGAGGGCTGGTGATTGCTGCTGTTATAAAATATGCGGACAACATTTTAAAGGGATTTGCAACTTCGCTCTCTATTATACTGTCAACATTGATCTCCTATTTCTGGCTGCAAGATTTTGTCCCTACAAG TGTCTTTTTCTTCGGAGCCGTCCTTGTAATAGCAGCTACTTTCCTATACGGTTATGATCCCAAACCTGCAGGAAATCCCATTAAGGCATAG
- the SLC35A3 gene encoding UDP-N-acetylglucosamine transporter isoform X2, which translates to MRYSRTLKEEGPRYLSSTAVVIAELLKILACVLLVYKDSKCNLRTLNRVLHDEILNKPMETLKLAIPSGIYTLQNNLLYVALSNLDAATYQVTYQLKILTTALFSVSMLSKKLGVYQWLSLVILMTGVAFVQWPSDSQATAAKEHSAGSQFVGLIAVLIACFSSGFAGVYFEKILKETKQSVWIRNIQLGFFGSIFGLMGVYIYDGEQLSKNGFFQGYNKLTWIVVVLQALGGLVIAAVIKYADNILKGFATSLSIILSTLISYFWLQDFVPTSVFFFGAVLVIAATFLYGYDPKPAGNPIKA; encoded by the exons ATGCGTTATTCTCGGACACTGAAAGAAGAAGGACCTCGTTACTTATCCTCTACTGCAGTAGTTATTGCTGAACTTCTGAAGATTTTGGCCTGTGTTCTGTTGGTCTACAAAGACAGCA AGTGCAATTTACGGACTCTGAACAGAGTGCTACATGATGAAATCCTTAATAAACCCATGGAAACTCTTAAACTTGCTATTCCTTCAGGAATTTATACTCTTCAGAATAACTTGCTGTATGTAGCATTGTCAAACCTAGATGCAGCCACATACCAG GTTACATATCAACTGAAAATTCTTACCACAGCATTGTTTTCTGTGTCCATGTTGAGCAAGAAATTGGGTGTATACCAGTGGCTTTCATTAGTAATATTGATGACAGGAGTGGCATTTGTGCAG TGGCCTTCAGACTCTCAAGCAACAGCTGCTAAGGAACATTCAGCAGGATCTCAGTTTGTAGGCCTGATCGCAGTTCTTATAGCATGCTTTTCTAGTGGATTTGCTGGGgtttattttgagaaaattttaaaggaaactaaGCAGTCTGTGTGGATCAGAAATATTCAGCTTG gattttttggTAGCATATTTGGACTGATGGGTGTATACATTTATGATGGAGAACAGCtgtcaaagaatggattttttcAAGGATACAATAAACTTACTTGGATAGTTGTTGTTCTACAG GCACTTGGAGGGCTGGTGATTGCTGCTGTTATAAAATATGCGGACAACATTTTAAAGGGATTTGCAACTTCGCTCTCTATTATACTGTCAACATTGATCTCCTATTTCTGGCTGCAAGATTTTGTCCCTACAAG TGTCTTTTTCTTCGGAGCCGTCCTTGTAATAGCAGCTACTTTCCTATACGGTTATGATCCCAAACCTGCAGGAAATCCCATTAAGGCATAG